The sequence below is a genomic window from Nitrospira sp..
GTGGGATATGGCCTTTAGCACGTCCAGTGCGCTCCTGGCGATTGTCTTTGGTACGGCGTTGGGCAATTTGATTCGTGGGGTGCCTCTCAATGAAGATGGGTATTTCTTTGTCCCCTTCTGGACAGATTTTCAACCTGGATCGGCACCCGGGATCCTTGATTGGTTCACGGTGCTGCTTGGACTGACGAGTGCGGTCGTCCTGGCATTTCATGGCGCGAATTACCTCGTCACGAAAACGGAAGGAGCCCTCTATCAGCGGGCTGTCTCGGCTGCCTGGATTCTCGGGTGGATGTCCGCCGGGTGCACGGCGCTGACTGTGATGGCTGTACCAGTGGTTCAACCGAACTTAAGTCTCAACTTTACCCGTCATCCGGTAGTGTACCTTGCACCGATCATCGGCATTATCGCGCTTGGATACAGCCTATATTTCAGGCTTTACCAACGCGACCTCTCTGCCTTTCTTGCGTCATGTGTGTTTATTTTCCTCATGCTCTCCAGCGTGATGTTCGGTATGCATCCGTACATCTTGGTCTCCACAACGGATCTGACGTTCAGCCTCACCGTTTATAACGCAGCCACTAATTCCTATGGATTAACCGTCGGGATTGTGTGGTTCGTGGTTGGGGCCTTGCTCATTCTGACCTGCCAGATCTATCTCTATTCTCGCTTTCTGGGAAAGACACAGTCGGATGATGCGCACTGATGGTGTAGCGCTCATCCTTAAAAACCTGCCT
It includes:
- the cydB gene encoding cytochrome d ubiquinol oxidase subunit II — its product is METTWFIIVTVMLAMYVVLDGFDFGVGIVYPFVARTETERQTVRTSIGPVWNANEVWLIAAGAVLFFAYPKAYAAGFSGFYLALILVLWLLIFRGLALELRAQVDHVLWKQAWDMAFSTSSALLAIVFGTALGNLIRGVPLNEDGYFFVPFWTDFQPGSAPGILDWFTVLLGLTSAVVLAFHGANYLVTKTEGALYQRAVSAAWILGWMSAGCTALTVMAVPVVQPNLSLNFTRHPVVYLAPIIGIIALGYSLYFRLYQRDLSAFLASCVFIFLMLSSVMFGMHPYILVSTTDLTFSLTVYNAATNSYGLTVGIVWFVVGALLILTCQIYLYSRFLGKTQSDDAH